A window of Nonomuraea angiospora genomic DNA:
ACTAGATCACCGTCTCCGTCGAGCAGGACATCCTCAGCCCGCTGGACCAGGCCGAGCGGGCGACCCTGCGCACCTTGCTCCAGAAGATCACCGCAGAGCTGCCGTACCCCTAAGGCTTGTCCCAGCCGGAGACGAACCAGCGCACTTCGCCCGTCTCGGGGTCGTACTCCCGCCGTTTGGTCGTGCCGATGTTACCGCCGTACACGTGGATCCCGATGGTGGGCTCGCCGCCGACGGCCGCGACGGCGTGGACGTCGTCGTCGGTGGTGCAGCAGACGGTCACCTGCCCCGGCGTCCACCGCGCGCCGCCCGCCGGCGTCAGCGGCCCGCTCGGGGTGGACGAGGTCGGCTTGAGGTAGCGGATCTCGTGTTCGACCCCGGCGTAGATGCCGACGACACCCCACGTCTCGTGCGAGTGCACGTTGGTCCGCTGGCCCAAGTCCCAGACCACGGACGCCATCGACCAGCTCTCGTCGGGGGCGATGTGCATCGGGTACGTCAGGTGACGCGTGGACGACGCCCGCGTCAGCTCCGGCGGCAACCGGTACCCCTCGGCCAGGAGGGCCGACAGCAGCTCGCCGACCCGCGCCGTGATCTCGTGCTCGTCGATCTCGTGCTCGTCGCCGGTGCTCCGCACCACGAGTGCGACGTTGTCGATGAACGTCTGGAGGCGGTTCATGACACCCTCCGGTACTTGAGGTGGGTGACGCCGGGCGCCTCGACGGCCCGTACCTGCTCAAGCCGTACGTCCGCGCCCCCGAGGTCGT
This region includes:
- a CDS encoding cysteine dioxygenase family protein, with product MNRLQTFIDNVALVVRSTGDEHEIDEHEITARVGELLSALLAEGYRLPPELTRASSTRHLTYPMHIAPDESWSMASVVWDLGQRTNVHSHETWGVVGIYAGVEHEIRYLKPTSSTPSGPLTPAGGARWTPGQVTVCCTTDDDVHAVAAVGGEPTIGIHVYGGNIGTTKRREYDPETGEVRWFVSGWDKP